Within the Gracilinema caldarium DSM 7334 genome, the region TGATTCATCTCAAGTTTAATAGCAATACAGCAGCTTTGAACAAAACGAATTCCCCGTAATGCAATAAAAGTTTCGACCTGTTCATTGATTATTGATTCTCTTCCGATGGCAGTTTCTAGTTCTTTATATAAAAGCTGCTCAACCAAGGTTGATGTATCCTGTTCTTTTTGTTTTGATTGAATCGAATGTAGTACTGTTTCAAGAGTTTCTTGAACCTTTTCTTGGGAAACAGGTTTTACCAAATATTCCTTAACACCAATCCGAATCGCTTCTCGAGCATAATCAAATTCACTAAAGGCGGTAATAAAAATAATAGCGGTAGTTTGAGAGATGATTTGTATTTCCTTTGCAACTGAAATACCATCCAATCCCGGCATCTTAATATCTAAAAGCACTATATCAATTTTAACCTGCTGTACTCGTTCTAGAACCTCCCGGCCATTCTCTGCTTCATATATCTGGATAGAAGGGATGCTCATTTCCTGGATAATCTTATGTAAAGCCCGACGTTCCAAGGCTTCATCATCAGCTATCAATATGCGTATGGTATTCATGTATCATGGTCTCCATCTTTGGCCTAACAGGTATTTTAAGAAGAACCTTAGTCCCTTGCCCCTCTTTGCTGGTAAGTCTTAATATTGCACCGTCCCCATAACAGAGCAGTAATCGTTTGCGGACATTACTGATTCCCAATCCTTCATGTACAGCACATCCTTTTTCTACTACCATACCTTTGCCGGTATCTTTAATCTTAACAAATACCGTGGAAGATTTCCGAGTTATATCGACACTAACCATGCCGCCCTGTTCCAGAGGTTCGATACCATGACGAACCGCATTCTCTACAAGAGGTTGTAAGGTAAAGCGAGGAATAAGTACAGAACGGACGCATTTCTGTATTCTCATAACCCACCTGAGCCGCTTGCCAAATCGGAGTGCCTGAAATTTGAGGTACTCCTCAACCACATCTGCTTCTTCCTGAATAGTGACAAAAGCCTCAGGAGAAGCCAATGCATACCGAAAAAGGGTACCCAATGCAAGGGCAAGCTTTTCAGTTTCATGGGCTTCTTCAAAAAGTGCAGTCCGTGCTATGGTGTTAATCGCATTAAAAAGAAAATGGGGACGTATTTGATCCTGTAAATTGATAAATTGGGCTTCACGAAGGGCTAATTCCTCCTCACGTAATTGACGTTCCAATTTCGCTTTTTCCTGAAGATCTTGAACCATTTTTTTAATATTTCGACTCATCGTATTAAAAGATTGGGAAAGTATATCGATTTCATCTCCTGTGTTTGTATAAATTTCTGGCACATTCAGTTCCCCCTGGGCTATATGCTGAGACACTTCTGCCAGCCGATGTATCGGCTTTGCAATAGAGGAAGAAAAAGCAACACCGGTTATTATAAAAATACCAATACATATTCCTAACAACTCTAATGTGAAAATTCTAATTCTATGGATCCGTTTAATTAGAATTTGATAGATGTGAGCACCAGCTTGCATAGCATCAGAAAGGGTTGCTGCTAGGTATCCATCAATATAATTCACAATTCGGTTGGCTAGTGCGATATCCTGATACCAGCCAAGTTCCCGCATTTCCCGTTTTGCAATGCCCTTTGCTAATAACAAGAAATAGGCATCTAAACCTCTCCGGGTAGCCCGAAGGTTAAAATAAACATTCTTTGATTCATGATCATCTGCTTCCAATTGTGAAAGGGAAAAGTAGAGGGATTGTTGTTCGAAAGCCAGCTGAGACTCATCTGGAGTGGTACCTTCCCGCAGCTGCCGTTCTACCCGTTGAAACTGCTGTCCTAGATCGAGTCGTAACTGATGTATTCGGTGATAACGGTTAAGACGAATGTCAAATTCTTGAACACCTTGATAGGTAACCAATTGCACATATAAATCAAGAATAGCTACTGCACTGATTGCAATAATATAAAACATAACTAATTTTAAACGAATTGAGAGTTTAATTAATGCCATAAGCTAATTATAAATTCAAATTCCTATCTTTACATCCTGTAAATTTGGTTTATACTAAAAAGATGTTGCGTAACTATTTACCATTAAAAAAATTATCATTACAACAAAAAATCCAAAAATCTCCATACCTTTTTACCTTGCTTAAGGGAACCGGTGTCTTCATGAAAGATTATGAAACCGGCGAAGTTATTCCCAACACACTCTGGAAAAACTTAGGTTATTCCGAGAAAGATATGAAACAGGATAATTGGCTTAAGTTTATTCATAAAGAAGATCTTCATAAAGCTCAGGATTTTCACCGGCGACTGCTTCATGGAGAAAGCGACCTCTGGGAAGGACAATATCGGATACAAGCTCGTTCAGGCGAATATTACGCGATACGGCATCGGGCTCTTATTTTAGAACGTTCAGCAGAAAAAGTTCCTCGAATATATATCGGTTGGGATGTTGATATAACCGATATGGTAAAAAAACTTGAAGAGGCAAATAAACAAATTTCCATCTATCAACATTTGTTGCTACGTTCTGAAGAAATACGGCATGCAGTATCTATCCTGAGTACGACCTTAGACCCCTACGAAGCAGCGGAACAAATGATGTATCAAGTCAAAAAGTTAATTACCTTTGATGCCGCTGTAGTTCGTGTGCTCGAAGAAAATGAGTCCATCGTCCTCGCTGCATCAGGGTTTACTTCAAAATCTTGCCCACTACAAGTACCAACTCTGACTTTAACATCTCTACAATTTACAACGCCAAATCCACAATTATATACTCCTGCTACAGGCCCGTATCGTTCGGTTTTAGTTGTGCCAATCTATAAAAAGAATAATCTTATCGGTTGCCTTGAGTTATTTGCAAAGAATGCTAATCATTTTAGCAATGAAGATATAGGTAATGCGATGCTATTTTCTGAACAAGCGGGGATCGCTTTTACCAATGCATTACGTTACAAGGTTAGAGAACAAGAAGCAGCTACAGACTGGTTAACGGGGCTTCCCACAAGAAGGTCCTTTCATGCCCGATTGAATAGAATGCTCTTGGAATCAAGACCTGATGAAATTTACTCTATTCTGATGATTGATATTGATAACTTTAAATATATAAACGACAACTATGGTCATTTATTTGGAGACACCGTATTGATAGCTATTGCTTCAGCCTGTAAGGAGACCTTCCGTGCCAATGATATTAGTTGTCGATATGGCGGAGAAGAAATTCTTATTTTACTACATGGAGCTGATCAAAAAGCAGCAACAATTGTTGCTGAACGTATCCGTGAACATGTTCAGCAACTTTCATTTACTGAGTATCCAAAAGTTTCAGTAACGGTAAGTGTCGGTATTTATACAACTACCTATCAAGAAGATATACGAGATGCAATCGCCTGCGCGGATGAAGCCTTGTATAGAGCCAAGGAATCTGGTAGAAACCGCTGTATACTTTATAATTGAGGTTATACATGCAAAGGCCCATACAGATCGACCTTTTTCCTTTAAAGAAAGCCCTATGGTTTTTTATCTTCATATCAATCTACAACACCGTTATTGTTTTCCCAAAAGACACCGCTGATCTTCGTACAGCCATTGTAACAACTGCTCAAAAATATGTGGGGGTTCCCTATATGTACGGGGCCGCGTCCCCTTCAGCATTCGATTGCTCAGGTTTTGTTGGCTATGTATACCGGGAAGCTGCAAACATTAAACTGCCCCGTTCATCCCGTCAAATTTGGGTTATTGGTTTTCCGATACCGCTTGCAAAGGCACAACCGGGGGACATCCTTGTATTTGACACCTCAGGTGGATTTCCCAGCCATGTGGCACTACTCATCGATAAAAACCAGATGATCCATGCGGTGTCCCAAGGCCCGAAGACAGGCGTCATGATTTCTTCTTTAAATGATTCATATTTCGGGCCTCGGCTTATCGGTGTTCGTCGTTTTCTCTCTGAGGGCGTAGCCACAGGTACTGTAGCTGATGCAGGAAGTAAGACAGAAAAAGTTACAACCAGTACTACACCAATAGCCTCTGACAAAGCACAGGTTAAAAACGAGATCCCTATAGACACTATTTCGTTTACCATCACTAATGAGCCGGTTATATATACTGATAAAATTCCCGCCCAGGTCGGAAGCGGGGTACAGTTTATCGTCAGCAACGGGACCGGCAAGGACGGAACCTTTGAGATTCTCTTTTATAAGATGGATATGGACCCTGCTAAGGCAAAAACCATCCGCCAGGATAGAATACAGATAAAAACAGGGGCCTCTCTCGAACTGGATCCCATTATTTTAACCGAAACAGGACAGTACAAGCTTATCCTCAAAACCAGCAGTAACCTGAAACGGGTCGAACGGGTCTGGAAAGTAGTAAGTTCAAAATAAAAGGGCTATTCTATGTTTACTGAGCCTGCAAAGGATAGCCCCCATCGTAAATACCTGGGATCCCAGCCCGGGGCAGGAAAAGCCCCGATGAAAGCTTCTGGCTTTACACGGCCTTATAACCTGTCTGTATGGCCTCCAGGTTCATAGGTATGAATTTATGCTTGGTTTCTGGGAAAAACTTTTTAAGGATCCGCTCCGTATCGGTAAGTTTTAAGGCACCGGTCAATTTTGCCAGGGCTCCCAGAGCGACCATATTGGCAATCTTTGCATCCCCAATTTTTTCAGCTATTCCCTGAGCATCCACCTTAACAAGGCGGATATCCTTCCGTTCAGGGGCTGTTTTCACCAGGGTCGAATTGACCAGCATAAGCCCATCAGGTTTTACTATTTTTTCGCAGAGGGCCAATGAATCCTGGTTCATCACTAACACTGAATCGGGGGTCGTCACCAGGGGACTCGCTATTTCTTCATCCGAAACGATGACCCCCGCCCGGGCAATACCCCCTCGCTTCTCCGCACCATAGAAGGGGAAAAAGGTTACATTCTTTCCCTCTTCCATAGCCAGGTACACCCAGATCTGTCCCAGAGATATAATACCCTGGCCGCCAAAACCGGCAAAAAAAGATTTTTCTGTCATCGTGCAGCCCCCTTTGCAGCAGCGCCACCCAGGCCTGTGCTGGCCGCGGCAGCCCCCTCAGAAGCTCCAGCAAGCTCATTTTTAATCTCGCCCAGGTGATAGTAGGGAATCATGTTATTTTCGAGCCATTCCACCGCATCCTGAGGCTCCATCCCCCAGTTGGTAGGACACTGGGAAAGGATTTCTACCATGGTAAAACCTTCTCCATTCATCTGAGTCTGGAAGGCTTTTTTTATATATTGCTTGGTTTTCCGGACATTGGCGGGGGTATTTACAGCACCACGGGCGAGATACCGCGTACCACCGAGGGTTGCAAGGAGTTCGCAGACCTGAATCGGGTAGCCCATGCCGGCTCCTACAGGATCCCGGCCCAGGGGTGCGGTGGTCGCCTTTTGCCCTACCAGCGTGGTGGGAGCCATCTGACCACCTGTCATCCCATAAATGGCGTTATTCACAAAAATAACGGTAAATTTTTCGCCCCGGTTAGCGGCATGGATGATTTCTGCTGTTCCTATAGCAGCCAGGTCACCGTCGCCCTGATAGCAGATAACAAGATGATCCGGTAGAACCCGCTTAATACCCGTAGCCGCTGCAGGAGTACGGCCATGGGGCGGCTGGACTGAATCAAAATCAAAATAGAGGTCCGCCCAGATAGAACAACCCACCGGATTGGTGATAATTGCCCGTTCCCGCATATTCATTTCATCAATAACTTCAGTAATAAGCCGGTGTATGACCCCGTGCCCGCAACCTGCGCAGTATTTTGTGGATACTGTTTTTAAGCTCCCGGGGTGTCCGTAGAGTTTTTTCATCATTTACCTCCCGAGGATCCGTTTCGCCTCTGCGAAGACCTCTTCTTCTGTGGGAATAACCCCGCCGCAATGTCCTAAAAAATGCACCGGTGTGCGGCCCAGCACCGACAACCGGACATCTTCTACCATCTGACCCATGCTCATCTCCACGGTGAGGAAGGGCTTTTTTCGTTCAGCCAGCCGGGACAAAACCTGTTCCGGGAAGGGCCAAAGGGTAATGGGCCGGAACAATCCGAGCTTAATACCTGCCTTATCCGCAAGTTTTTTAGCACCCAGACATACCCGGGCAGAAGTACCGTAGGCTACCATATACAAATCCGCATCTTCGCCAATAAGTTCGTACCGTACCTCTTTTGCCTTTATCGCTTCATAGCGCTGGAACCGGGCTTTCACTTTTGCTTCGAGATTTTCAGGGACCAGATCGAGGGAAGAAATATGACGGGCCGGCCGGCTGGTACCCGCCTGGTGCCCAACGGTCCAATCCCGCTTTGGAAGACTCTTGAGGTCCCGTTCAGGGGGCAGCACCACTCCTTCCATCATCTGTCCGATCATACCATCGGCCTGCAAAATAACCGGAATACGCCAGGTATCGGCGAGGTCAAAGGCGAGATAGGTCAGATCCGCCGCTTCCTGGACACTTTTTGGAGCCAAAACAATGGTGTAGTAATCACCATGGCCGCCCCCCCGGGTAGACTGGAAATAGTCTGCCTGACTGGGAGCAATAGACCCAAGCCCCGGACCGCCTCGGACCACATTAGCTAATACCAGGGGTATATCTGCACCTGCCGCATAGGAAATGCCTTCCTGCTTAAGGCTTACGCCGGGACTGCTCGAACTCGTCATGGCCCGGGCTCCAGCAGCACTGGAACCATAGACCATATTGATGGCTGCCACTTCGCTTTCAGCCTGGATAAAGATCCGTCCCCGGGCAAGCATGTGCCGAGCCATATAGGCAGTAAGCTCATTCTGGGGAGTAATAGGGTATCCATAATAAGCGGTGCAGCCTGCCCTGATAGCCGCCTCTGCGATAGCCTCATTCCCCTTCATCAGGCGCTTTTCTTCGCTCATGCTTCATCTCCTTCCAATTCATATACCTCGATGCAGACATCGGGGCATACCTGATAACAACTGCCGCAGGCTATACATTTCTCCGCATATTTTGCAAAGGATGGATAGGTTCCTGTTGAATTTGGGTTAGTATCCGGTTCAAGGACCTTAACAGGACATGCACGGACACAGAGATAGCACCCCTTGCACATTTCCCGGTCAATGACCACCTTTCCTCTCTTAGCCATAGGGCCTCCTAATTTATAGTATTGGGCAGGATTAAACCCTTTTTATAAGCAAAGGGTGTCCCTACCCCGAACCTTGCTAGTTTCGTTTCTGGCTAAAGGCAACCAATACCGCCAGAGCAATAGAAGCATGTTTGGTTTCGGCCGAATCGGCCCGGCTTGTCAGGACCACTGGTGCACCGGCCCCCATCACAAGCCCTGCTCCCTTTGCCCCTCCCAGGTCAATGACTGCCTTATACAGGATATTTCCCGCCTCTATATCCGGCGCCACCAGGATATCCGCATCCCCTGCCACGGGGCTGTCGATTTTCTTTATCCGGGCCGATTCGGCGCTGATCGCATTATCAAGGGCCAGGGGACCATCGATGATACAGTCCTTAATTTGCCCGCGGCGATTCATTTGGGTAAGAACAGCCCCATCCATGGTACAGGGCATTTTGTCCGGGTTTACCTTTTCCACCGCCGCAAGCAGGGCCACCTTGGGAACAGCAATACCCAGCGCATGGGCACAATCGACAGCGTTTTTTATAATATCAATTTTTTCCTGCAGGGATGGTGCAATATTGATGGCCGCATCGGTCATCAAAAATAATTTGTGATAATTCAGTGATTCAGCCACCCCCACATGACTCACGAGGCGCCCCGCATTCAATCCTGTTTCTTTGTTTAATACGGCCTTGAGCAGAACCGAGGTATCCAGGATGCCCTTCATCACAAAGGCGGCTTCTCCCCGCCTGACATAATCCACTGCCAGAGCTGCTGCCCGGGCAATATCAGGCTCATCGACTACAACATAATTTGAGAGCTCAATATGAATATCCTTGGCGATTGTCTCAATAAGGGAACAATCCCCAATTAGTGTTGCTTCTGCAAAACCATCTCTCCGGGCGGCTTCCACAGCCTCAAGAACATCTTCATCATGGGCGGCAGCAACCACAATCCGGACCCGCCCCTGTTCCCGAGAAAGGGACTTAGCCCTATGAATGAGTTCAGCAATAGTTTTCATGGTCATACCTCAGTTTATTGTTCCATTGAAATTTCTCAAACCACAGATTCTCGAAGGCTCCTAATATTCTACAGGTATTTCCTCGCCCCGCAATACCCGGAGGCCCGCATCCCGCAGGGCTTCCAATTCACCTTCTCCAGGATAGACCTCTACAGGGGCAATCCAAGCCACCTTTTTGGTAATTCCCTGAACCACATTGGTATCATGGGCAATACCACCGGTGAGTAGAATCGCATCAATCTTGCCATCCGCCGCCGCCGCCAGGGCTCCGACTTCCTTTGCAACCCGATAGATAAATCCATTCAAGACAAGCGCCGCTTCCTGATCCCCTTCACCAACCCGCTGTTCCACTTCCCGCATATCATTGGTTCCGAGGAGGCTTACAAAACCTCCATGACCGGTGAGCATTTTCCGGATCTCATGTTCACTGTATTCTCCAGAAAAACAGAGACCCACCAGGGATCCCGCCGGTATGGTCCCAGCCCGTTCCGGCGTAAAGGGCCCCTCGCCATCGAGTCCATTATTTACATCCGTAACCCGGCCCCGGCGATGCAGTCCTACCGTCACACCGCCGCCCATATGGACAACAATGAGATTTATGTCATCATAGCGCAAACCATGGGTCTTTGCATACCGCAGAGCTACCGCCCGCTGGTTCAATGCATGAAAAATAGACCGGCGCTTTATTCCCTTAATTCCGGTGAGGCGGGCCACATCATCCAGTTCATCCACCACCACCGGATCACTGATATAGGCAGGAACCCCCAGTTTGGTTGCCAGGTCATCGGCTATGAGGGCCCCCAGATTAGACGCATGCCCCCCATAACAGGCGGTACGCAGGTCTTGCTTCATCTTTTCATTCACCCGATAGGTTCCGTGAGGCAGAGGCCGTACGAGTCCTCCCCGGGCAACAATACAGTCAATAGCTTTAATATCGATAACATGGGAATCAAGCAGATCGAGAATAGCCTTTTCACGAAATTCTATCTGATCTGCTACCGTATCAAATTGAGCAAGGTCTTCGACCGAATGGGAAACACTGGAGGTAAAGACCGTTTCTTCATCCCGGTAGACCCCTATCTTGGTAGAGGTTGATCCGGGATTGATGACAAGGATGGTATATGCCATAGCATTGACAGTATATACCAAAATGGAGATTTAGCAAGAAAAATGTTGATTTTGCACAGATAAATCTTGATATTATAAAGAGAAGCAGTATACTCATACTAAAGGAGCTTTAGCGACAATAATGAACCAGACAGGATTTTCTCTCCGATTCCTTGGCCAAAATTCGTTTATCCTTACCGATGCCAGGGGATTTTCCGTCGCCATAGACCCCTACCTGAGCGACTGGTGTGCCACCCGTGGTACCAGCACCCAACCAACTGCCAAAAGCAGGCTCTTTCCGCCTGCCATAAGACCGGAAGAACTGGATGTGGACCTGGTCCTGTTAACCCATTCCCACTGTGACCATGCGGATCTAGAAACCCTGAAGGCCCTCGCCCCTAAACGGCATATCCGTATTGCAGGGCCCCGGGATGCGCTCAAGATTGCCGAAAAGGCAGGAATATCAGCGGAACGGATCAGGCTCATCCACCCGGGGGAAGAAATAACTTTTCATAGTAAACCGGGCGTACTTGCCGCGGCAGAGCAGATCCGCAGCGGCAGCGGCGAACGGGGTTTACGGGTTAAAGCAACCTTTGCATTGCCTACCGATGGTTCAGATCTGAACCATGTGGGATACCTTCTGCAATTCAGCGATGGCAGTACCTTCTGGAATACGGGGGACACCGCCTGGTGCGATATTCTCCCAGTACTGGCGGCAGGAGAAGTGGTAAAAACAATACAGGCTTGGAGAGCTGAAAACACAGAGGAAAGCCCGGGTGAACCTGGCACATCGGAGATCCCGAGCTCCCCTGAGAGCCCAGCCGGCCCTGACGTTATGGCGGTCTGCATCAATGCGGGGTACGGGAACCTCTCCCATTGGGATGCGAGCAGACTCGCCGGAGCGGCCCATGCTCGCTATGTGCTCCCCGCCCACTGGGACCTTTTTCCCCATAATTCACTGAACCCCGAGCCCTTTAGAACATCCCTCGAAAAGAATGCTCCCGGATCCATCTATTTTCTTATGGAGCGGGACCGGGAATATAGGTTCAATGAAGGCCAACTGCAACCCGCTCAGGAGAACCTCTAAAAGTCTTACGATTTATTGCTCATTCTATCGCTCAGGGTCCCCACATACTTACGGACAAAACCACAGGGTCGGTAGGTCATCTTGGCCTGCCGGAGCCCCTCATCACCCAGATCCTGTTCCCGGTTTATATAGAGGAAATGTTTTGGAAGGGATGATGCGAAGGCCTGATTGATAAACTGGTAAATTCCCTTGTAGATCTCAAGCCCCTTTTCAAAATGAACCGCAAACATGCGCCCCTTGGCCACACTTTCTCCAAGGCACCAGCCTGCTGGTTTGTTGTCCACATAGTACATGGCACCCTTAAGCCCCAGATATTCAAACCTTTCCAGAGCTTCTTTTGCGGCCACATAGTCACCTTCGATATTTTTTTCCTTACACCATTCATCCAGTACATAGAGGGCCTGAGGTACCAGTTCAGCGGTGAGGGGACGTTCTTCATAGGTATAGGAATTGATAAAGGCATTCACGAGGTTTCGTTTCTTGTGATATTTCTTGCCCGACAGCTCCGCCAGGTCAGTTCTCAGATACAGGTAGTCAAAATTATCCCGATCTTCCCGGGTTTCTATGCCCCAATCTTTCAGGTTTATACAGTTGGAACAGACCACCGAGTCGGAAAGATTTTTCCAGTAATCATGATGGGCAAAGAGGTCCTCTATAACATCCCTGGATGGAATGGAACAGGGAGTCATAAAGAACTTTTTTCCATCCCGTTCGCCGGAAATAATGATCGTATTATCATCATGAGAGAGTTGATACTGATACCGGTGCCGAAAGAGGTATAAATTGGAAAAGGTAAATTCCGAAACTCCGTCGGCGGTCATATTCAGCCGGGGATATAAATCTTCTTTCAGTTCAAGTCCTATGGGAATGAATTCGGGATATTTTGGTATTCTCATTATAGATAATAATATACAGATTGATAAACTGAAAGGGCAAGCGGATTCTGCATCTGCCGGGTCTTTACCTTACAGCCCATATTACGCATAGTATAGATATGAGTACGTTTGCACAACGATTAGCGGATACCGACATGGTAGACCGCCTGCTCCCCCGGTTCACCCGGTATGTCCAGGTATGGACCACCAGTGACCGACATATTGCGGAAACCCCTTCCACCCCGGGCCAGTGGGATCTGGCGAAAATGCTTGTGGATGAGCTTAAGGGGCTTGGTATAGAACAGGTTGAACTCACCGATCATTGCTATGTGATTGCTCGGCTCCCCGCTACACCGGGCTATGAACTGGCACCCACCATCGGTTTTATGGCCCATATAGATACCGCCAGCGATGTAAGCGGCAAGGACGTTCATCCCATCATTACCAAAAGCTATGATGGTTCGGTCATTCCCCTCAAGGATGGTATACAACTGGATCCCGCGCAGGACGAAGCCCTGGCCAAACGAATTGGGGACACGATTATCCACACCGATGGAACCACCCTCCTTGGGGCCGATGACAAGGCTGGTATAGCAGAAATCATGGCGGTGATCGACTACCTCCAGAGCCATACAGACATTGTCCATGGTCCCCTGGAAATCGTCTTTTCCCCCGATGAAGAAACCGGCAAGGGCCTGCCTGAGTTCCCCCTCTCACAATTTAAAGCAAAGGCCTTTTACACCCTCGATGGCGGGCCAGCAGGAGAACTGGAAGCAGAGTGCTTTACCGCCTATAAGATCGATGTGCTCTGTCATGGTAAGGCTATTCATATCGGGCAGGCCCGGGGAAAGCTCGCCAACGCCACCATGATGGCCGCTATCTATGCGACCATGCTCCCCCGTTCAGAAAGCCCTGAGGCTACCGACGGCTACTATGGCTATTACTGCCCCATTGAAATTAAAGGGGATCTCGAAGAGGCTTCACTGGAAATCTACATCCGCGACTTTGACCAAAAGGAAATAGAGCGGCGGCTTGCGGCATTAGAGCTTTTTGGTAAAACCGTTGAGGCCCTCTTTCCTGGCGGAAGGGTCGAAGTAAAACCCCAGCTTCAGTACATCAATATGAAAGAAAAGATTGATGAACACCCCAAAGTTCTTGAGCTGTTAGAAAAGGCTGCGGAACGGGCAGGGGTACAGGCCTACCTGAAACCAATCCGGGGCGGCACCGACGGTTCCCGGCTTACCCAGATGGGCATTCCAACCCCCAATGTGTATACCGGCGGACACAACTACCACAGCAGAACCGAATGGGCATCCCTTTCAGATATGGTGGCCGCGGCAAGAACCGTACTGGAACTGGTTCAGCTCTGGGCTCACGAGAAAACCTGAAAATGAAGCACCAGGCTCCCGACCTGACGGTCTGGGAACAACGGCTGATACACCAGTGGCGTGCCTTATCTCCGGACCGGCGCGTCCCGAACCGAAGCGGCCCGGCAGGTTCCGCAGGGGCCTCGCTCCGGCATACCCCATCCGGCGCACCGAGATCCAGGGGGCAGCACTTCCCGGACAGTTCCGCACTGCCCCCGGACAGGCTTACCCCGGCTGAATTAGATCGGGCTGCGGCGGACCTTCTGACACTCCAGCGGGGGCTTACGGGAGAACGGCACCTTATCGGTTCCGTTTATATGGATGAATCCCGCAGGCTTGGGGCATACCTGCTTTTTTACTGGTTTACCTCCTATGCACAGACCTGGGGCATGCTCGACATGGCCTTGAGCGCAAGGAGAGCTCTACATAATGGTTCTGGGGCTGCCCCGTTCCGTATCCTCGACCTCGGCTCCGGGCCGGCCCCCTGCGGCTTAGCCGCCGCCGATTGGTTGAGAGCGGCTTTTCATGTCAGCGAAATTGAACTCACCGCCTGCGACCAGAGCACCCTGGCCCTCCGCCTTGCGGGGGAGCTCGCCCAATCGGCGGGGGTCACCCTTCGCAGGGTGGCCCCCTGGCGGGCCGGCCCGGACACCATTCCAGCGGATACCTATAACTGTATTGTGATGGGACACCTTCTCAATGAACTCTGGAAGGATGAGCCGGACAGGCTTGAACAACGAACCGCCTTTCTAGAAGCATTGGGGAACCGGCTGGAAGCAGGGGGTATCCTTGTCATTCTTGAGCCCGCACTGCTGGGTACCGGACGGGACCTGCTGGTCTTGCGGGACCGGCTTGTGAGATCCGGCTGGCACATCCTGGCTCCCTGTTTTACCCAGGGCCCCTGCCCCGCGGCGGCCCAGCCTAACCAGACCTGCCATAGCGATTTTGCATGGAAACCGCCCC harbors:
- a CDS encoding DUF2156 domain-containing protein, which produces MRIPKYPEFIPIGLELKEDLYPRLNMTADGVSEFTFSNLYLFRHRYQYQLSHDDNTIIISGERDGKKFFMTPCSIPSRDVIEDLFAHHDYWKNLSDSVVCSNCINLKDWGIETREDRDNFDYLYLRTDLAELSGKKYHKKRNLVNAFINSYTYEERPLTAELVPQALYVLDEWCKEKNIEGDYVAAKEALERFEYLGLKGAMYYVDNKPAGWCLGESVAKGRMFAVHFEKGLEIYKGIYQFINQAFASSLPKHFLYINREQDLGDEGLRQAKMTYRPCGFVRKYVGTLSDRMSNKS
- the pepT gene encoding peptidase T is translated as MSTFAQRLADTDMVDRLLPRFTRYVQVWTTSDRHIAETPSTPGQWDLAKMLVDELKGLGIEQVELTDHCYVIARLPATPGYELAPTIGFMAHIDTASDVSGKDVHPIITKSYDGSVIPLKDGIQLDPAQDEALAKRIGDTIIHTDGTTLLGADDKAGIAEIMAVIDYLQSHTDIVHGPLEIVFSPDEETGKGLPEFPLSQFKAKAFYTLDGGPAGELEAECFTAYKIDVLCHGKAIHIGQARGKLANATMMAAIYATMLPRSESPEATDGYYGYYCPIEIKGDLEEASLEIYIRDFDQKEIERRLAALELFGKTVEALFPGGRVEVKPQLQYINMKEKIDEHPKVLELLEKAAERAGVQAYLKPIRGGTDGSRLTQMGIPTPNVYTGGHNYHSRTEWASLSDMVAAARTVLELVQLWAHEKT
- the buk gene encoding butyrate kinase — protein: MAYTILVINPGSTSTKIGVYRDEETVFTSSVSHSVEDLAQFDTVADQIEFREKAILDLLDSHVIDIKAIDCIVARGGLVRPLPHGTYRVNEKMKQDLRTACYGGHASNLGALIADDLATKLGVPAYISDPVVVDELDDVARLTGIKGIKRRSIFHALNQRAVALRYAKTHGLRYDDINLIVVHMGGGVTVGLHRRGRVTDVNNGLDGEGPFTPERAGTIPAGSLVGLCFSGEYSEHEIRKMLTGHGGFVSLLGTNDMREVEQRVGEGDQEAALVLNGFIYRVAKEVGALAAAADGKIDAILLTGGIAHDTNVVQGITKKVAWIAPVEVYPGEGELEALRDAGLRVLRGEEIPVEY
- a CDS encoding bifunctional enoyl-CoA hydratase/phosphate acetyltransferase; this encodes MKTIAELIHRAKSLSREQGRVRIVVAAAHDEDVLEAVEAARRDGFAEATLIGDCSLIETIAKDIHIELSNYVVVDEPDIARAAALAVDYVRRGEAAFVMKGILDTSVLLKAVLNKETGLNAGRLVSHVGVAESLNYHKLFLMTDAAINIAPSLQEKIDIIKNAVDCAHALGIAVPKVALLAAVEKVNPDKMPCTMDGAVLTQMNRRGQIKDCIIDGPLALDNAISAESARIKKIDSPVAGDADILVAPDIEAGNILYKAVIDLGGAKGAGLVMGAGAPVVLTSRADSAETKHASIALAVLVAFSQKRN
- a CDS encoding MBL fold metallo-hydrolase; the protein is MNQTGFSLRFLGQNSFILTDARGFSVAIDPYLSDWCATRGTSTQPTAKSRLFPPAIRPEELDVDLVLLTHSHCDHADLETLKALAPKRHIRIAGPRDALKIAEKAGISAERIRLIHPGEEITFHSKPGVLAAAEQIRSGSGERGLRVKATFALPTDGSDLNHVGYLLQFSDGSTFWNTGDTAWCDILPVLAAGEVVKTIQAWRAENTEESPGEPGTSEIPSSPESPAGPDVMAVCINAGYGNLSHWDASRLAGAAHARYVLPAHWDLFPHNSLNPEPFRTSLEKNAPGSIYFLMERDREYRFNEGQLQPAQENL
- a CDS encoding small ribosomal subunit Rsm22 family protein; translation: MGIPFRYGGRGKNRTGTGSALGSRENLKMKHQAPDLTVWEQRLIHQWRALSPDRRVPNRSGPAGSAGASLRHTPSGAPRSRGQHFPDSSALPPDRLTPAELDRAAADLLTLQRGLTGERHLIGSVYMDESRRLGAYLLFYWFTSYAQTWGMLDMALSARRALHNGSGAAPFRILDLGSGPAPCGLAAADWLRAAFHVSEIELTACDQSTLALRLAGELAQSAGVTLRRVAPWRAGPDTIPADTYNCIVMGHLLNELWKDEPDRLEQRTAFLEALGNRLEAGGILVILEPALLGTGRDLLVLRDRLVRSGWHILAPCFTQGPCPAAAQPNQTCHSDFAWKPPRIVRELERRTGLDKDLIKTTALVLSRSMSRPVAVETIDRLYRVVSEPMLNKAGRTRLILCGKEGRIPLSTRLGEGFPAEKVFKQLRRSDAIFLHQPEQRETGLALGPETRITRL